One window from the genome of Silvimonas iriomotensis encodes:
- a CDS encoding tautomerase family protein, with translation MPLVRIDIRKHKDPTFAKRVGQHVFAALQSAMNVPDHDLFQVLAEHDAEHMIYDPQYLGIHRTDGIIFVQITLSEGRTVEQKKSLYQTLAKSLEHDLHVRQEDVFINLVEVKKENWSFGNGIAQYATS, from the coding sequence ATGCCGCTGGTTCGTATCGATATCCGCAAACACAAAGATCCCACTTTCGCCAAGCGCGTGGGTCAACACGTCTTTGCCGCACTGCAAAGCGCCATGAACGTGCCGGATCACGATCTTTTTCAGGTGCTGGCCGAACACGATGCAGAGCACATGATCTATGACCCGCAGTACCTTGGCATCCATCGTACGGACGGGATCATCTTCGTTCAGATTACCTTGAGCGAGGGCCGCACCGTAGAGCAGAAAAAGTCGCTTTATCAGACCCTGGCCAAAAGCCTGGAGCACGATCTGCATGTGCGTCAGGAGGATGTGTTCATCAACCTTGTGGAAGTGAAAAAGGAAAACTGGTCGTTCGGCAACGGCATTGCCCAGTACGCCACGTCATAG
- a CDS encoding TauD/TfdA dioxygenase family protein, with translation MTATFTLTTPVSRALNALALERPAIQTPADVTITPTGGALGAVVHGLEANRPLSSDLVLRLKKALDDHHILIFRKQQLSDDRFLAFTTYFGSVFRPPEDVPVLASEAAGTPPDVVPVSNQAGGYTGHGELTPHIDHQWTPLPSAGSLLYALEVPASGGLTSWYNIAQAYEDLDDETRAEIDQLQLITYNPFTHPHGLPRRLYREPHQTPTSAAFPHPLVRTHPSSGKKVLFLSTHTEVEVPGVDPEHAQALIARLRDHLQNPDYRYEHDWQVGDIVYWDNQATLHSRTAFPAEERRVLKRVSLAGSRPF, from the coding sequence ATGACCGCCACCTTTACCCTCACCACCCCGGTTTCCCGCGCGCTCAATGCGCTGGCGCTGGAGCGTCCGGCCATCCAGACGCCGGCCGATGTCACCATCACCCCTACGGGCGGCGCGTTGGGGGCCGTTGTGCACGGGCTGGAGGCCAACCGCCCGCTGTCGTCAGACCTGGTGCTGCGCCTGAAAAAAGCGCTGGATGACCATCACATTCTCATCTTCCGCAAGCAGCAACTGAGCGATGACCGCTTCCTGGCGTTTACCACTTACTTCGGTTCGGTCTTCCGTCCGCCGGAAGACGTGCCGGTGCTGGCCTCGGAAGCGGCCGGCACGCCGCCGGATGTGGTGCCGGTTTCCAATCAGGCGGGCGGTTACACCGGTCACGGCGAGCTGACCCCGCATATCGATCACCAGTGGACGCCGCTGCCGTCCGCCGGGTCTTTGCTGTATGCGCTGGAAGTGCCGGCGTCGGGCGGGTTGACCAGCTGGTACAACATCGCCCAGGCGTACGAAGACCTGGATGACGAAACCCGCGCCGAGATCGATCAGTTGCAGCTGATCACCTACAACCCGTTCACCCATCCGCACGGTTTGCCGCGCCGTTTGTATCGCGAGCCGCATCAAACCCCGACCAGCGCGGCGTTCCCGCATCCGCTGGTGCGCACGCATCCTTCCAGCGGCAAGAAGGTGTTGTTCTTGTCCACCCATACCGAGGTTGAAGTGCCAGGTGTGGACCCGGAACACGCCCAGGCCTTGATTGCCCGCCTGCGCGATCACCTGCAAAACCCGGACTACCGCTACGAGCATGACTGGCAGGTGGGCGACATTGTGTACTGGGACAACCAGGCCACGTTGCATTCGCGCACGGCGTTTCCGGCTGAAGAGCGCCGTGTGCTCAAGCGCGTGAGCCTGGCTGGCAGCCGCCCCTTCTAA
- a CDS encoding LysR family transcriptional regulator has product MRDVDLNLLSIFDAIMTEGSVTKAAQQLAMTQSAVSNAVARMRVVWKDPLFIKEGRGIRPTPRASAIWRDIGLPLATIRETINPAPFDPATTARRFRIAATDHMTYPLWPPLRNLLEARAPGIDILAVPVRVNGLKDQFDENEIDLAVGVKALPGGELRQQWMFDAGFVCAMRRNHPLANRPLSLENFLSADHLLVSLSGDPVGFVDDLLLQKGMRRRVAMTVNNFYGVIDLLTSCNLIAVVPESVVLTHPRRSEIHATTLPFDMPVSHAHMVWHNRCERDPGHQWLRQTIMDICMRVCASCESRLLPVSGRDRDQWGDPMPALLAE; this is encoded by the coding sequence ATGCGTGATGTAGACCTGAACCTTCTCTCCATCTTCGACGCCATCATGACCGAGGGCTCCGTCACCAAGGCCGCCCAGCAACTGGCCATGACGCAATCGGCCGTCAGCAACGCCGTTGCCCGCATGCGCGTGGTATGGAAAGACCCGCTCTTTATCAAGGAAGGCCGCGGCATCCGCCCCACGCCGCGGGCGTCGGCCATCTGGCGTGATATCGGCCTGCCGCTGGCCACCATCCGCGAAACCATTAACCCGGCGCCGTTTGACCCCGCCACCACCGCGCGCCGCTTTCGCATTGCCGCGACAGACCACATGACTTACCCGCTGTGGCCGCCGCTGCGCAACCTGCTGGAAGCGCGCGCGCCGGGGATCGACATCCTGGCGGTGCCGGTACGGGTGAACGGCCTGAAAGACCAGTTTGACGAGAACGAGATCGACCTTGCCGTGGGCGTCAAAGCCTTGCCCGGCGGCGAGTTGCGCCAGCAATGGATGTTCGACGCCGGCTTTGTCTGCGCCATGCGCCGCAACCACCCGCTGGCCAACCGCCCGCTGTCACTGGAAAACTTCCTGAGCGCCGATCACCTGCTGGTCTCGCTCTCGGGCGATCCGGTGGGGTTTGTGGATGATTTGCTGCTGCAAAAAGGCATGCGCCGCCGCGTGGCGATGACGGTGAACAATTTCTATGGCGTGATCGACCTGTTGACCTCGTGCAACCTGATCGCCGTGGTGCCGGAAAGCGTGGTGCTGACGCACCCCCGCCGTTCTGAAATCCATGCCACCACCTTGCCGTTTGATATGCCGGTGTCGCATGCGCATATGGTCTGGCACAACCGCTGTGAGCGGGACCCGGGGCATCAGTGGTTGCGGCAGACGATTATGGATATCTGCATGCGGGTGTGTGCGTCGTGTGAGAGTCGGTTGTTGCCGGTGAGTGGGCGGGATCGGGATCAGTGGGGGGATCCGATGCCGGCGTTGCTGGCGGAGTAG
- a CDS encoding sigma-54 interaction domain-containing protein codes for MLSNTPIYTLPADPAKTERAKAVVFSDPASRALFTRLEKVAPSEAAILIMGETGTGKEILARKLHEASKRSGPFVAVNCGAINETLAESEFFGHEAGAFTGALRQREGYFEAARGGTLFLDEIGELPLILQTRLLRVLQEKEVVRVGARKPVPIDVRVVAATNVDLQAAVQDGRFRRDLYYRINLITLPVAPLRERTGDILPLAEHFLARYAQRQGQATPELGADIRQALLRHSWPGNIRELENVMHAALLLAHEGDIRPEHLLLDPDLNPPAPNVPTPAVEAGMIEPNDLIDHALTRLLSEATPDLFARLERQIVQTALTQHRFNQVRTAQALGISRHALRTLMKRHGWLDGVQNAPSGLTLAHLARAV; via the coding sequence ATGCTGTCGAATACCCCCATCTACACCCTCCCCGCCGACCCCGCCAAAACCGAGCGGGCCAAGGCGGTGGTGTTCTCTGACCCCGCCAGCCGCGCGCTCTTTACCCGGCTGGAAAAAGTCGCCCCCAGCGAGGCCGCCATCCTGATCATGGGCGAGACCGGCACCGGCAAGGAAATCCTCGCCCGCAAGCTGCATGAAGCCAGCAAGCGCAGCGGGCCGTTTGTGGCGGTCAATTGCGGGGCGATCAACGAAACGCTGGCGGAAAGTGAATTCTTCGGCCACGAGGCCGGGGCGTTTACCGGAGCGTTGCGCCAGCGCGAGGGTTACTTTGAAGCGGCGCGCGGGGGCACGCTGTTTCTGGATGAGATCGGTGAACTGCCCCTGATCTTGCAAACTCGCCTGCTGCGCGTGCTGCAGGAAAAAGAAGTCGTCCGCGTCGGCGCCCGCAAACCGGTGCCGATTGATGTGCGCGTGGTGGCGGCCACCAATGTGGATTTGCAGGCGGCGGTGCAGGACGGGCGCTTTCGGCGCGATCTGTATTACCGCATCAATCTGATCACCCTGCCCGTCGCGCCGCTGCGGGAACGCACGGGCGATATCTTGCCGCTGGCAGAGCATTTCCTGGCGCGCTATGCCCAGCGCCAGGGGCAAGCCACGCCGGAACTGGGCGCGGATATTCGCCAGGCGCTGTTGCGCCACAGCTGGCCGGGCAATATCCGGGAACTGGAAAACGTCATGCACGCCGCGCTATTGCTGGCGCATGAGGGCGATATCCGGCCGGAACACCTGTTGCTGGATCCGGACCTGAACCCGCCCGCGCCCAATGTGCCAACGCCGGCGGTTGAGGCGGGCATGATCGAGCCTAATGATCTGATTGACCACGCGCTCACCCGCTTGCTGTCTGAAGCCACGCCGGATCTGTTTGCGCGGCTGGAGCGGCAGATTGTGCAGACGGCGCTGACCCAGCACCGGTTCAATCAGGTTCGCACCGCGCAAGCGCTGGGGATTTCGCGCCATGCCTTGCGCACGCTGATGAAGCGGCACGGCTGGCTGGATGGCGTACAGAACGCGCCATCCGGGTTAACGCTGGCGCATCTGGCCCGCGCGGTGTGA
- a CDS encoding ABC transporter permease, producing the protein MLTQQPLLPLPTAPEPAIVRAPRHWHLPRHAARVLIALLFPLALLAAWALAAHYQWIAAQILPGPATVLTALADLAQNGDLTRNALVSFWRVVWGFGLGAALGLLLGIGFGLSSLFRDYVYPLFRAVAQVPVLGWLPFLILLLGMEEALKVVLVAKAVLVPVAINTDQGIRSVPPQYLEVARIYGFGRWQQLTRVILPAALPGIWNGIRYGLTNAWLALVAVELLASSEGLGFLIVYGRQLFQLDVVLAAVVIIGGVGFVLDKLLSVIEKRLLRWRREAF; encoded by the coding sequence ATGCTGACCCAACAACCTTTGCTGCCGCTGCCGACCGCGCCAGAACCGGCAATCGTCCGCGCGCCGCGGCACTGGCACCTGCCGCGCCATGCCGCCCGCGTGCTGATTGCGCTGTTGTTCCCGCTGGCCTTGCTGGCCGCGTGGGCACTGGCCGCGCATTACCAGTGGATAGCCGCGCAAATCCTGCCCGGCCCCGCCACGGTGCTGACCGCGCTGGCTGATCTGGCCCAAAACGGCGATCTGACGCGCAACGCGCTGGTCAGCTTCTGGCGCGTGGTGTGGGGCTTCGGGCTGGGCGCGGCGCTGGGTTTGCTGCTGGGCATCGGCTTTGGGCTTTCCAGCCTGTTCCGCGACTACGTCTACCCGCTGTTTCGCGCCGTGGCCCAGGTGCCGGTGCTGGGCTGGCTGCCGTTCCTGATCTTGCTGCTGGGCATGGAAGAGGCGCTGAAAGTGGTGCTGGTCGCCAAGGCGGTGCTGGTGCCGGTGGCGATCAACACCGATCAGGGCATCCGCAGCGTGCCGCCGCAATACCTTGAGGTGGCGCGTATTTACGGCTTTGGCCGCTGGCAGCAACTCACCCGGGTGATCCTGCCCGCTGCTTTGCCCGGCATCTGGAATGGCATCCGTTACGGTCTGACCAACGCCTGGCTGGCCCTTGTAGCCGTAGAACTACTGGCCTCCAGTGAGGGGCTGGGCTTTCTGATTGTCTATGGCCGCCAGTTGTTCCAGCTGGATGTCGTGCTGGCCGCCGTGGTGATTATCGGCGGGGTCGGCTTTGTGCTGGACAAGCTCTTGTCCGTCATCGAAAAACGCCTGCTGCGCTGGCGCCGTGAAGCGTTCTGA
- a CDS encoding LLM class flavin-dependent oxidoreductase: MSQRQLKLNAFLMTAGHHVAAWRHPQARADGGIQFAHFKQIAQTAERAKFDAVFFADSAAVWGAGAEQEAQSRSAQADHFEPITLLSALSAVTDHIGLIATVTTTYNEPYHLARKFASLDHLSGGRAGWNLVTSANAAEAFNFSREAHLAHADRYNRAEEFIDVVIGLWDSWDDDAFVRDKQSGRFFKPDAVHRLDHQGKHFSVRGPLNVARPVQGYPVIVQAGSSEPGKELAARTAEVIFTAQQTLADAQAFYRDVKGRLARYGRTPDQLKILPGVFPVVGRTREEAQEKYQALQDLIHPAVGLALLSGMLGGADLSGYPLDGPLPDLPESNGGKSRQHLLVELARRDKLTIRELYLRIAGARGHLTLVGSAVEVADQLQAWFENDAADGFNVMPPTLPGGLDDFIELVLPILRERGLFRTEYEGNTLRESLGLARPANRYTHKVVA, encoded by the coding sequence ATGAGTCAACGCCAACTGAAACTCAATGCATTCCTGATGACCGCCGGCCACCACGTGGCGGCGTGGCGCCACCCGCAGGCCCGTGCCGATGGCGGCATCCAGTTTGCGCACTTCAAACAGATTGCGCAGACCGCCGAGCGCGCGAAATTTGATGCGGTGTTCTTTGCCGACAGCGCCGCAGTGTGGGGTGCCGGCGCAGAGCAAGAAGCGCAAAGCCGCAGCGCGCAGGCTGATCATTTCGAGCCGATCACGCTGCTCTCGGCGCTGTCTGCGGTGACCGATCACATTGGCCTGATCGCCACCGTGACCACCACTTACAACGAGCCGTATCACCTGGCGCGCAAGTTTGCCTCGCTCGATCATCTGTCTGGCGGGCGGGCCGGGTGGAATCTGGTGACGTCGGCCAACGCGGCCGAGGCGTTCAACTTCAGCCGCGAGGCGCATCTGGCGCACGCCGACCGCTACAATCGGGCCGAAGAATTCATCGATGTGGTAATCGGCCTGTGGGATAGCTGGGATGACGACGCCTTTGTGCGGGACAAACAATCCGGCCGTTTCTTCAAGCCGGACGCGGTGCACCGGCTGGATCACCAGGGCAAGCATTTCAGCGTGCGCGGGCCGTTGAATGTGGCGCGGCCGGTGCAGGGTTACCCGGTGATCGTGCAGGCGGGGTCGTCCGAGCCGGGCAAGGAGCTGGCCGCGCGCACGGCGGAAGTCATCTTCACCGCGCAGCAAACGCTGGCCGATGCGCAAGCCTTTTACCGCGACGTGAAAGGCCGGCTGGCGCGCTATGGCCGCACGCCCGATCAACTGAAAATCCTGCCAGGCGTGTTCCCGGTGGTGGGCCGCACGCGTGAAGAAGCACAAGAGAAATACCAGGCGCTGCAAGACCTGATCCACCCGGCCGTGGGGCTGGCGCTGCTGTCGGGCATGCTGGGCGGGGCCGATTTGTCGGGCTACCCGCTGGATGGCCCGCTGCCAGACCTGCCGGAAAGCAACGGCGGCAAGAGTCGTCAGCATTTGCTGGTGGAACTGGCGCGGCGCGACAAGCTGACCATCCGCGAACTCTATCTGCGCATTGCCGGCGCACGCGGGCATCTGACGCTGGTGGGCTCGGCCGTGGAAGTCGCTGACCAGTTGCAGGCATGGTTCGAGAACGACGCCGCCGATGGCTTTAATGTGATGCCGCCGACGCTGCCAGGCGGGCTGGATGATTTTATCGAACTGGTGCTGCCGATCCTGCGTGAGCGTGGGCTGTTCCGTACCGAGTATGAAGGCAACACCCTGCGCGAGAGCCTGGGGCTGGCGCGGCCGGCCAACCGCTATACGCACAAGGTGGTGGCCTAA
- a CDS encoding flavodoxin family protein produces the protein MSKIAIVYFSGYGHTAKQAEAVHEGAAAAGAEVTMYRIDAEGNLPDGAFDAIGAADAIIYGSPTYMGGPAWQFKKFADASSKPWFVQAWKNKLAAGFTNSASVNGDKFSTIQYLWTLSQQHAQVWVGTGLMPANTKAHGPSDVNWTAGFAGALAISPSDASPDEAPRSGDLETARLLGKRVAEFAAKLAK, from the coding sequence ATGAGCAAAATCGCAATCGTCTATTTCAGCGGCTACGGCCACACCGCCAAACAGGCCGAAGCCGTGCACGAAGGCGCGGCCGCCGCCGGCGCTGAAGTGACCATGTATCGCATTGACGCAGAAGGCAACCTGCCGGACGGCGCGTTCGACGCCATTGGTGCCGCCGACGCCATCATCTACGGCAGCCCCACCTACATGGGCGGCCCGGCATGGCAGTTCAAGAAGTTTGCCGATGCCTCGTCCAAGCCCTGGTTTGTGCAGGCCTGGAAAAACAAACTGGCCGCCGGCTTTACCAATTCGGCCTCGGTCAATGGCGACAAGTTCTCGACCATCCAGTATCTGTGGACGCTGTCGCAACAGCACGCCCAGGTGTGGGTGGGTACAGGGTTGATGCCGGCCAATACCAAGGCGCATGGCCCGAGCGATGTGAACTGGACGGCCGGTTTTGCCGGCGCGCTGGCGATCTCGCCGTCGGATGCCTCGCCGGATGAGGCACCGCGTAGTGGTGATCTGGAAACGGCCCGGTTGCTGGGCAAGCGGGTGGCGGAGTTTGCTGCGAAGCTGGCTAAGTAA
- a CDS encoding ABC transporter permease, which translates to MTTPTRTSWWRYLHPAAVPPALRGWVLPALILFLWWAGYASGRVASPLFVSPGKVLESAIELIRTGTLWQALSASLARDLAGFAVGTLAGLALGVVLGLFRLAENVFNPTLNAFKQVSIFAWVPLISLWFGLGDLAKIAFIALAAFWPAFINTLVAVRGVPKELVEVARVLGWHRLQLVRRVVLPAALPGIFSGVYLALIYAWLATLGSEYLLTAGTGIGNLLTDGQEQFRMDYVLLGVILVGLIGYGFTALADGVERYLTRWQRR; encoded by the coding sequence ATGACCACACCAACCCGCACATCCTGGTGGCGTTATCTGCACCCCGCCGCCGTCCCGCCCGCCTTGCGCGGCTGGGTACTGCCGGCGCTGATCCTGTTCTTGTGGTGGGCCGGCTACGCCAGCGGCCGTGTCGCCAGCCCGCTGTTTGTCTCGCCCGGCAAGGTACTGGAATCGGCCATTGAACTGATCCGCACCGGCACGCTGTGGCAAGCCCTCAGCGCCAGCCTGGCGCGAGACCTGGCCGGCTTTGCCGTAGGGACGCTCGCCGGTCTGGCGTTAGGGGTAGTGCTGGGTTTGTTCCGGCTGGCAGAGAACGTCTTTAACCCGACGCTCAATGCCTTCAAACAAGTCTCGATCTTTGCCTGGGTGCCGCTGATCTCTTTGTGGTTTGGCCTGGGAGATCTGGCCAAGATCGCCTTCATTGCGCTGGCCGCGTTCTGGCCCGCGTTTATCAACACCCTCGTCGCCGTGCGCGGCGTGCCCAAAGAGCTGGTGGAAGTCGCCCGCGTGCTGGGCTGGCACCGTCTGCAACTGGTGCGCCGCGTCGTCCTGCCCGCCGCCCTGCCCGGCATTTTCAGCGGCGTGTACCTGGCGCTGATCTACGCCTGGCTGGCGACCCTGGGCTCTGAATACCTGCTGACCGCCGGCACCGGCATCGGCAACTTGCTGACCGATGGCCAGGAACAGTTCCGCATGGATTACGTGCTGCTGGGCGTGATTCTGGTCGGCCTGATCGGCTACGGCTTTACCGCGCTGGCGGACGGCGTGGAGCGCTATCTCACCCGCTGGCAACGCCGCTGA
- a CDS encoding aldehyde dehydrogenase family protein, which yields MQRINQLFIDGALVTPHGTELFDLYNPARAEVIGQVQLADATDAERAIAAAKRAFPAFSRSSKESRIALLRRMAAQVRARVDDLTEALVTEYGAPVSRAGWMAHHAVNVLEDAANVLENYNFTYRAGTAEVTMTPLGVAGLITPWNSNAGFICGKLAAALAAGCTAVVKPSEMSAIQTRIVMEALNAADIPQGVVNIVTGRGDVVGAVLTSHPDIAKVSFTGSSAVGKGILKAGAETFKRITLELGGKSPVVVLDDADLNVAVDQALQAGFTNSGQACIAGTRILVPEHMAEDFAARVKTAVARIQSGDPHDPQTQIGPMVSQKQWERVQRYIRIGQEEGATLLTGGEGRPEGTGNGWFVRPTVFANVNNDMTIAREEIFGPVLSIITYRTEEEAIRIANDTLYGLQAYVLSTDTARAQRVASQLEAGRVAINGAPHEPAAPFGGFKQSGIGREYGKNGVEAFLEPKAVLMPR from the coding sequence ATGCAACGCATCAACCAGCTGTTCATCGACGGCGCCCTCGTCACCCCGCACGGCACCGAGCTGTTTGACCTTTACAACCCCGCCCGCGCCGAGGTGATTGGCCAGGTACAACTGGCCGACGCCACCGATGCCGAACGCGCCATTGCCGCCGCCAAACGCGCCTTTCCCGCCTTCAGCCGCAGCAGCAAGGAAAGCCGGATTGCCCTGCTGCGCCGCATGGCCGCCCAGGTGCGCGCACGGGTCGATGACCTGACCGAAGCACTGGTCACCGAATACGGCGCACCGGTATCGCGCGCGGGCTGGATGGCCCATCATGCCGTCAACGTACTGGAAGACGCTGCCAACGTACTGGAAAACTACAACTTCACCTACCGCGCCGGCACTGCGGAGGTAACCATGACACCGCTGGGCGTCGCCGGCCTGATCACCCCCTGGAACAGCAACGCCGGCTTCATCTGCGGCAAACTCGCCGCCGCACTCGCCGCCGGTTGCACCGCCGTGGTCAAACCCAGCGAGATGAGCGCCATCCAGACCCGCATCGTGATGGAAGCCCTGAATGCGGCGGATATCCCGCAAGGCGTGGTGAATATCGTCACTGGCCGCGGCGATGTCGTGGGCGCCGTACTGACCAGCCACCCGGACATCGCCAAGGTCTCTTTCACCGGCTCCAGCGCCGTCGGCAAAGGCATCCTCAAGGCCGGCGCGGAAACGTTCAAGCGCATCACGCTGGAACTGGGCGGCAAATCGCCCGTGGTGGTGCTGGACGACGCCGACCTGAACGTCGCCGTAGACCAGGCCCTGCAGGCCGGCTTCACCAACAGCGGCCAGGCCTGCATCGCCGGTACGCGCATTCTGGTGCCGGAACACATGGCCGAAGACTTTGCCGCCCGCGTCAAAACCGCCGTGGCCCGGATCCAGTCTGGCGACCCGCATGATCCGCAAACACAGATCGGCCCGATGGTGAGCCAGAAACAATGGGAGCGCGTGCAGCGGTATATCCGCATCGGCCAGGAAGAAGGTGCCACGCTGCTGACCGGTGGCGAAGGTCGCCCGGAAGGCACCGGCAACGGCTGGTTTGTCCGCCCGACCGTCTTTGCCAATGTGAACAACGACATGACCATTGCCCGCGAAGAAATCTTCGGGCCGGTGCTGTCCATCATCACCTACCGCACTGAGGAAGAGGCCATCCGCATTGCCAATGACACCTTGTATGGCTTGCAGGCGTACGTACTTTCAACCGATACCGCACGCGCACAACGCGTGGCCAGCCAGCTGGAAGCCGGCCGCGTCGCCATCAACGGCGCCCCGCATGAACCTGCCGCACCCTTTGGCGGGTTCAAACAATCCGGCATCGGCCGCGAATACGGCAAGAACGGCGTGGAAGCGTTTCTGGAACCGAAAGCCGTGCTGATGCCGCGCTGA
- a CDS encoding ABC transporter ATP-binding protein gives MAHAATLDIRNLGKHYPVAGEPKPVLENISLSIKPGEFVSIVGASGCGKSTLLRLIIGLEQDYQGEIALDGQRITGTSLNRGIVFQEHRLFPWLTVEQNVGLGLLNSEQTPAQRQKAIQEHIDLVGLKGFEGAYPYQLSGGMSQRVAIARALVNRPEVLLLDEPFGALDALTRNYLQQELQRIWEQEGITMILVTHDVEEAVYLGDRIVVMQPRPGRIKRIVDVPLARPRDRGSYDFAAIKEDVLQEFGDGKLVADLALRRPDPLTAGEWQFAW, from the coding sequence ATGGCACATGCAGCCACGCTCGACATCCGCAATCTGGGCAAGCACTACCCGGTTGCCGGCGAACCCAAGCCGGTGCTGGAAAACATCTCGCTCTCCATCAAGCCGGGCGAGTTCGTCAGCATCGTCGGCGCCAGCGGTTGCGGCAAATCCACCCTGTTGCGCCTGATCATTGGCCTGGAGCAAGACTACCAGGGCGAGATCGCACTGGATGGCCAGCGCATCACCGGCACCAGCCTGAACCGCGGCATCGTCTTCCAGGAGCACCGCCTGTTCCCGTGGCTGACGGTAGAGCAAAACGTCGGCCTGGGTTTGCTCAACAGCGAACAAACCCCGGCCCAGCGCCAGAAAGCCATCCAGGAGCATATTGATCTGGTTGGTCTGAAAGGGTTTGAAGGCGCCTACCCGTATCAGTTGTCCGGCGGCATGAGCCAGCGCGTCGCCATCGCCCGCGCGCTGGTGAACCGCCCGGAAGTGCTGCTGCTGGACGAACCCTTCGGCGCCCTGGACGCGCTGACCCGCAACTATCTGCAGCAAGAACTGCAGCGCATCTGGGAACAGGAAGGCATCACCATGATTCTGGTGACGCATGATGTGGAAGAAGCCGTGTATCTGGGCGACCGCATCGTAGTCATGCAACCGCGCCCGGGGCGGATCAAGCGGATTGTCGATGTACCGCTGGCCCGGCCGCGTGATCGGGGGAGTTATGATTTTGCGGCGATCAAGGAGGATGTGTTGCAGGAGTTTGGTGATGGGAAGTTGGTGGCGGATCTGGCGTTGAGGCGGCCTGATCCGCTGACGGCGGGGGAGTGGCAGTTTGCCTGGTAG
- a CDS encoding LysR family transcriptional regulator, producing MQTSGLNELEAVLAVARLRSFRAAATELGVSTSALSHTIAALEARLGVRLFNRTTRSVALTEAGSQFADQIAPALSLIRNAIDTAGNYRDTPSGTLRINTSTGAARGAMPLFLEFLRRYPDMRLDIVTEGKLIDIVVAGFDAGIRLAETVPQDMIAVPMGGPLSFAVVGSPDYFARNPPPQTPGDLLHHECIRSRLPSGGIYRWEFFRHGEAIVVDVQGQITLDESSLMLAAARAGRGLTYLSDGSVAQDLAEGTLIRVLQDWTPAFPGLCLYYPSRKHLSAGLRALIELIRTSELPLAGL from the coding sequence ATGCAAACCTCCGGCCTGAATGAACTGGAAGCCGTCCTTGCCGTGGCGCGCCTGCGCAGTTTTCGCGCGGCAGCCACAGAACTGGGGGTGTCGACCTCTGCGCTGAGCCATACCATTGCCGCGCTGGAAGCGCGTCTGGGGGTGCGCCTGTTTAACCGGACCACGCGCAGCGTGGCGCTGACCGAGGCCGGTAGCCAGTTCGCTGACCAGATCGCCCCTGCGCTCTCCTTGATCCGCAACGCCATTGATACTGCGGGCAATTACCGCGATACGCCCTCTGGCACATTACGGATCAATACCTCTACCGGCGCGGCGCGCGGCGCCATGCCGTTGTTTCTTGAGTTTTTGCGCCGCTATCCGGACATGCGGCTTGATATCGTCACCGAAGGCAAGCTGATCGACATTGTGGTGGCGGGCTTTGATGCCGGCATCCGGCTGGCCGAAACCGTGCCGCAAGACATGATTGCCGTGCCGATGGGCGGGCCGCTGTCTTTTGCCGTGGTCGGCAGCCCGGACTACTTTGCCCGCAACCCGCCGCCGCAAACGCCGGGCGACTTGCTGCACCACGAGTGCATACGCAGCCGCTTGCCCAGCGGCGGCATCTATCGCTGGGAGTTTTTTCGCCACGGTGAAGCGATAGTGGTGGACGTACAGGGCCAGATCACGCTGGATGAATCATCGCTGATGCTGGCCGCCGCCCGTGCCGGTAGAGGGCTGACTTATCTGAGCGATGGCTCGGTTGCCCAGGATCTGGCCGAGGGCACGCTGATCCGGGTGCTGCAAGACTGGACACCGGCTTTTCCTGGCCTGTGCCTGTACTACCCCAGCCGCAAGCACCTCTCGGCCGGCTTGCGCGCGCTGATCGAGCTGATCCGGACCAGTGAATTGCCACTTGCCGGACTATGA